In Lysinibacillus sp. FSL M8-0337, the following proteins share a genomic window:
- the spoVAE gene encoding stage V sporulation protein AE, with translation MTFLFAFIVGGIFCVIGQLLMDVGKLTPAHTLSTLVVVGAVLDGMGLYEPLIHFAGAGATVPITSFGNSLTHGAMAEAEKHGLVGVLTGMFEVTSSGISAAIVFGFIGALIFKPKGNID, from the coding sequence ATGACTTTTTTATTTGCATTTATTGTAGGAGGCATTTTCTGCGTGATCGGTCAATTATTAATGGATGTTGGTAAATTAACGCCAGCACATACATTAAGTACGTTAGTCGTTGTTGGTGCAGTTCTAGATGGAATGGGCTTGTATGAGCCACTCATCCATTTTGCAGGTGCTGGAGCTACTGTACCTATTACATCATTTGGTAATTCCTTAACACATGGGGCAATGGCTGAAGCGGAAAAACATGGATTAGTAGGCGTATTGACCGGCATGTTTGAAGTCACAAGTTCAGGAATCAGTGCTGCAATTGTTTTTGGCTTTATTGGTGCATTAATTTTTAAACCAAAAGGGAATATTGACTAG
- the mgtE gene encoding magnesium transporter, which translates to MIEERNEKDDVQFDEAHLRGMLENNEINAFRDEFLELHPYDQATFYEKVEPDIRKIIYSYLSPTEMADIFEAIEIDDDEYKAYLAEMDPAYGAEMLSHMYADDAADVLNELDTKQRESYLGMMDVETAEEINELLSYDEYTAGSIMTTEYVAIPENSTVRSAMAILRKEAPNAETIYYIFVVDEAHRLTGVISLRDLIIADEDTLIRSIMNERVVMVHVGDDQEEVAQIMKDYNFLATPVIGDQGELLGIITVDDIIDVIDEEASEDYSKLAGISDMDKFDTNPWQAAKKRLPWLVILLFLGMLTANLMGQFEDTLDKVALLAVFIPLISGTSGNSGTQALAVAIRGIATGDVEEHSKMKLLLREAGTGILTGIVCGLIVIGIVYIWKSELILGMLVGAAICGSILVATLAGSFIPLLMHRMKIDPAVASGPFITTLNDITSILIYLGLATMFLSQIG; encoded by the coding sequence ATGATAGAGGAAAGAAATGAAAAGGATGATGTGCAATTCGACGAGGCACATTTACGTGGTATGCTAGAAAACAATGAAATTAACGCATTCCGTGATGAGTTTTTAGAACTTCATCCATATGATCAGGCAACGTTTTATGAAAAGGTGGAGCCTGATATAAGGAAGATCATCTATTCGTACTTGTCTCCGACGGAAATGGCTGATATTTTTGAGGCAATCGAAATAGATGATGATGAATATAAAGCGTATTTAGCTGAGATGGATCCAGCATATGGTGCAGAAATGCTGTCCCATATGTATGCTGATGATGCTGCAGACGTTTTAAATGAGTTGGATACAAAGCAACGAGAAAGCTATTTAGGCATGATGGATGTAGAAACAGCTGAAGAGATTAATGAGCTTTTAAGTTATGATGAATATACAGCTGGTTCTATTATGACAACTGAATACGTAGCTATTCCTGAAAATTCGACGGTTCGTTCTGCCATGGCGATATTGCGTAAAGAGGCACCAAATGCCGAAACGATTTATTATATTTTTGTTGTGGATGAGGCACATCGACTAACAGGGGTTATTTCACTCCGCGATTTAATCATTGCTGATGAGGATACACTTATTCGCTCGATTATGAATGAACGAGTTGTAATGGTGCATGTGGGTGATGACCAAGAGGAAGTAGCACAAATTATGAAGGATTATAATTTCCTAGCAACACCTGTTATTGGTGATCAAGGTGAGCTTTTGGGGATTATTACTGTCGATGATATTATCGATGTTATTGATGAGGAAGCATCTGAAGACTACTCGAAATTAGCGGGTATTTCCGATATGGATAAATTTGATACTAATCCTTGGCAAGCAGCAAAAAAACGTTTGCCCTGGCTTGTTATTTTATTGTTTTTAGGTATGCTAACAGCGAATTTAATGGGGCAGTTTGAAGATACATTAGATAAAGTAGCGTTGCTTGCAGTCTTTATTCCGCTTATTTCAGGTACTTCAGGGAATAGTGGCACACAAGCACTTGCAGTTGCCATTCGTGGTATTGCGACAGGTGATGTCGAAGAACATAGCAAAATGAAGCTGTTACTTCGAGAAGCGGGTACTGGCATCTTAACGGGAATTGTTTGTGGCCTGATTGTTATTGGTATTGTATATATATGGAAAAGTGAATTGATTTTAGGGATGCTTGTTGGTGCAGCAATTTGTGGTTCGATTTTAGTGGCAACACTTGCTGGCTCATTTATCCCATTATTAATGCACCGTATGAAGATTGACCCAGCTGTTGCATCGGGTCCGTTTATTACAACATTAAATGATATTACGAGTATTTTAATTTATTTAGGACTAGCGACAATGTTTTTAAGTCAGATAGGCTAA
- a CDS encoding GNAT family N-acetyltransferase — protein sequence MYNVKIVETEKEHADAFAVRKKVFVEEQGVPLHLECDALDATATHFIMYEGNEPVGAARLRGIEDHTAKIERVCILQSQRGKKLGVLIMQEMEKFAISIQQKKLKLHAQSYAVPFYEKLGYTVTSPEFMDAGIPHRAMEKEI from the coding sequence TTGTATAACGTTAAGATTGTCGAAACAGAGAAAGAACATGCTGATGCATTTGCTGTTCGTAAAAAAGTATTTGTAGAGGAACAAGGTGTTCCGCTTCATTTAGAATGTGATGCTTTAGATGCAACGGCAACACATTTTATTATGTATGAAGGCAATGAACCTGTTGGTGCTGCTCGTCTACGTGGCATTGAAGATCATACTGCAAAAATTGAACGCGTATGTATTTTACAAAGTCAGCGGGGCAAAAAACTTGGCGTTTTAATTATGCAAGAAATGGAGAAATTCGCAATTTCCATTCAACAAAAGAAATTAAAACTCCATGCTCAAAGCTACGCTGTTCCTTTTTACGAAAAGCTTGGTTATACGGTAACATCTCCTGAATTTATGGATGCCGGGATACCTCATCGAGCAATGGAAAAAGAGATATAA
- a CDS encoding stage VI sporulation protein F: MHRSFFNSIEQKTGVSMDEIFALANAIQYADFTNEKQVRKIVRRVGKVSNRQITQELEDKIVNSIIQDGASLDFEKLARMMK; this comes from the coding sequence ATGCATCGCTCGTTTTTTAATTCGATTGAACAAAAGACAGGCGTATCAATGGATGAAATCTTTGCATTAGCTAATGCAATTCAATATGCTGATTTCACCAATGAAAAACAAGTAAGAAAGATTGTACGTCGTGTAGGTAAGGTGTCTAATAGACAAATTACACAAGAGCTTGAAGATAAAATCGTAAACTCTATTATTCAAGATGGCGCTTCACTAGATTTCGAAAAGCTAGCTAGAATGATGAAATAA
- the spoVAC gene encoding stage V sporulation protein AC, with translation MEKEQYQQLEQNITPTPPYLKNAVKAFVVGGLICTIGQAVSLFYIVFFNFTEATAGNPTVATMVFFAMILTGFGLYKRIGQFAGAGSAVPVTGFGNAVISAAIEHRSEGLVLGVGGNLFKLAGSVVLFGVVSAFFVALIKYILVTIGVVSW, from the coding sequence ATGGAAAAAGAGCAATATCAACAGCTAGAACAAAACATAACACCAACGCCCCCCTACTTAAAAAATGCTGTTAAAGCATTTGTGGTAGGTGGTCTCATTTGTACAATCGGGCAGGCGGTTTCTCTTTTTTATATCGTTTTCTTTAATTTCACAGAAGCAACGGCCGGAAACCCAACCGTTGCAACTATGGTATTTTTTGCAATGATTTTAACAGGCTTTGGTTTATACAAAAGAATTGGTCAATTTGCAGGAGCAGGTTCAGCAGTACCTGTTACAGGGTTTGGGAATGCGGTAATCTCTGCTGCAATTGAACATAGATCTGAAGGTTTAGTCCTCGGTGTTGGCGGTAACTTATTCAAATTAGCTGGATCTGTTGTGTTATTTGGTGTAGTATCTGCATTTTTTGTGGCACTTATTAAATATATCCTTGTGACGATAGGGGTGGTTTCATGGTAA
- a CDS encoding YhcN/YlaJ family sporulation lipoprotein, which translates to MRLLGMMLPLLVCMTLLIGCTEKEKFIVYGSPQNEAELESVLKEEKAVEKSTVIQHDDKMLVAVQIKPLKKWNKTKLEKKLQKKFDEKYPNKEVFVSADYKIFYEANKIKKDQLEDNKLSKKITELQKLAKEET; encoded by the coding sequence TTGAGGTTATTAGGAATGATGTTGCCTCTGTTAGTCTGTATGACATTGCTGATTGGATGCACGGAAAAAGAAAAATTTATTGTTTATGGTTCTCCACAAAATGAAGCAGAGCTTGAATCGGTATTAAAAGAAGAAAAAGCGGTTGAAAAATCAACGGTTATTCAACATGACGATAAAATGCTTGTGGCTGTGCAAATTAAACCTTTGAAAAAATGGAATAAGACTAAATTAGAGAAGAAACTCCAAAAGAAGTTTGATGAAAAGTATCCTAACAAAGAAGTTTTCGTTTCAGCCGATTATAAAATATTTTATGAAGCCAATAAAATAAAAAAGGACCAACTTGAAGATAATAAACTAAGCAAAAAAATTACGGAGCTGCAGAAGCTGGCAAAGGAGGAAACATAA
- a CDS encoding CotY/CotZ family spore coat protein has product MGCGKPTNPIGPIHSAGCVCDVVRAILDIQNQAVRDECSPCTANCFLEPLGGIVSPARSAADTRVFMLITKDGTPFKAFFSSPSADPCKCTSVFFRVEDMFDECCATLRVLEPLCTYDSTESTVDLLSRDGCCVNMKKICKVDDWNSTDSCITVDLSCFCAVQCIADVDLGICN; this is encoded by the coding sequence ATGGGTTGTGGTAAACCAACAAATCCTATTGGACCTATCCATTCAGCAGGCTGCGTTTGTGACGTGGTGCGTGCAATTTTAGATATTCAAAATCAAGCGGTGCGAGATGAGTGTTCCCCATGTACAGCAAACTGTTTCTTAGAACCACTAGGCGGGATCGTTAGTCCTGCACGCTCAGCGGCAGATACACGCGTATTCATGCTAATTACAAAAGACGGTACTCCATTTAAAGCATTCTTTAGCTCACCATCAGCAGATCCATGTAAATGTACATCAGTATTTTTCCGTGTCGAAGATATGTTTGATGAATGCTGTGCTACTTTACGCGTTTTAGAACCATTATGTACTTATGATTCTACTGAAAGCACTGTAGACTTATTAAGTCGTGACGGCTGTTGCGTAAATATGAAGAAAATTTGTAAAGTAGATGATTGGAACTCTACTGATAGCTGTATCACTGTGGATTTATCTTGTTTCTGCGCTGTTCAATGTATCGCTGATGTTGACTTAGGGATTTGTAATTAA
- a CDS encoding stage V sporulation protein AD gives MVIIFPSKPSLLAGGVVAGPLEDRSTFKQYFDTVYDDERWQMDTNEQGHRKMVEEACEFVMKKGGITTGEVDYLLGGDLVNQMTPTNFAARELAIPFIGLFSACATSVSAVIVASLLTELGAANYSIAGASSQHNAIERQFRYPINYGAQKPQTAQWTVTAAGYALVGKHREDAPSIEAATIGKVIDYGMDDPFHMGAAMAPAAFQTIKSHLEERKQEIYHYDLILTGDLGQLGLKLLKGMLVESGIKNEELTLLRDAGAEFYGQDESFQSGASGAGCSAAVFFSYVMQELRAGTYKRVLLVATGALLSPLSFQQKETIPCTAHAIEITMK, from the coding sequence ATGGTAATCATCTTTCCATCAAAGCCATCATTGTTAGCAGGAGGCGTAGTAGCAGGACCGTTAGAGGATCGCAGTACTTTCAAACAATATTTTGATACGGTCTACGATGATGAGCGCTGGCAAATGGATACAAATGAACAAGGTCATCGAAAAATGGTTGAAGAAGCCTGTGAATTTGTTATGAAAAAAGGTGGTATTACAACTGGAGAAGTCGATTATTTATTAGGTGGCGATTTAGTGAACCAAATGACGCCTACCAATTTTGCTGCAAGGGAATTAGCTATTCCGTTTATCGGATTATTTTCCGCTTGTGCTACCTCTGTTTCAGCTGTGATTGTAGCTAGCCTTTTAACAGAGCTTGGTGCTGCTAATTATTCAATTGCTGGGGCATCAAGTCAGCACAATGCGATTGAACGTCAATTTCGCTATCCAATCAATTATGGTGCACAGAAACCACAAACGGCACAATGGACTGTCACAGCAGCAGGTTATGCACTGGTTGGTAAACATCGTGAAGATGCTCCTTCTATTGAAGCAGCTACAATTGGTAAGGTCATCGATTATGGCATGGATGATCCATTTCATATGGGCGCTGCCATGGCTCCTGCTGCCTTCCAAACGATTAAGTCTCATTTAGAGGAACGTAAACAAGAAATATATCATTATGATTTAATTTTAACGGGTGATTTAGGACAGCTTGGCTTAAAACTACTTAAAGGAATGCTTGTCGAGAGTGGTATAAAAAATGAGGAGTTAACACTTTTACGCGATGCTGGAGCGGAATTTTACGGTCAAGATGAATCCTTTCAATCGGGGGCTAGTGGAGCAGGCTGTTCAGCGGCTGTTTTTTTTAGTTATGTAATGCAAGAGCTCCGTGCAGGGACATATAAACGAGTGCTCCTTGTGGCGACAGGTGCATTGCTATCTCCACTTTCGTTCCAACAGAAAGAGACCATTCCATGTACGGCACATGCGATAGAAATTACAATGAAATGA
- a CDS encoding IS1182 family transposase — MFKNYNMNQLVLPLDLEMKLQKNDIAFHVHHLVESIPPEAFEPFLRNEGCPAYHPRMMLKIILCAYTQSVFSGRRMEALLKDSLRMMWLAQGYEPTYRTINRFRVHPEVKELIRQCFVQFRCQLVQEELINQEAIFIDGTKIEANANKFTFVWKKLIEKYHNGLIEKSNQLYNELLEKEIIPEMERENEQELALEDLDQMVKKVDEVISEYDRKIEDSSDVAERKALRKERKFPKQTHKQLIDYMERKLKYQRDFEIFDGRNSYSKTDPDATFMRLKDDYMKNGQLKAGYNVQVATEGQYALAYSIFSNPTDTRTLIPFLDEIEQHYLKLPKHIVADAGYGSEQNYDDILVNRKREALITYNMYVKEQRKPYKQNEFNTENWAYDEENDRYTCPNQQQLEFKYRTTKTDKYEYTREFKVYECEDCSGCPLRSFCTKAKEGTNRKLTVNEKWEQQKEHVRTKLSEEKTSTIYRQRKIDVEPVFGFLKANLRFTRFSVRGKSKVDNEMGLALMAVNLRKFTAIS, encoded by the coding sequence ATGTTCAAAAATTATAACATGAATCAATTAGTTTTGCCTTTAGATTTAGAAATGAAATTACAAAAGAATGACATTGCCTTCCATGTCCATCATTTAGTCGAAAGTATCCCGCCCGAAGCGTTTGAACCATTTCTTCGAAATGAGGGCTGTCCTGCCTATCATCCACGCATGATGCTTAAAATTATCTTATGTGCCTACACGCAATCCGTCTTCTCAGGGCGCCGAATGGAGGCGCTTTTAAAAGATAGTCTTCGGATGATGTGGCTAGCACAAGGGTATGAACCAACCTATCGCACAATCAACCGATTCCGTGTCCACCCAGAAGTCAAAGAGTTGATTCGCCAATGCTTCGTTCAATTCCGCTGCCAGCTGGTACAGGAAGAATTAATTAATCAGGAAGCGATTTTTATTGATGGAACAAAAATTGAAGCGAATGCAAATAAATTTACATTCGTGTGGAAAAAGTTGATTGAGAAATATCATAACGGACTCATTGAAAAGTCCAACCAGCTATACAATGAGCTACTTGAAAAAGAAATCATACCCGAAATGGAACGGGAAAATGAACAGGAATTAGCATTGGAAGACCTTGACCAAATGGTCAAAAAAGTAGATGAAGTGATTTCTGAATACGATCGAAAAATTGAGGACTCATCGGATGTGGCAGAGCGAAAGGCTTTAAGAAAGGAACGAAAATTCCCAAAGCAAACGCACAAACAATTAATCGACTATATGGAACGCAAACTAAAATATCAAAGAGACTTCGAAATCTTTGACGGACGAAATAGTTACTCGAAAACAGACCCGGATGCGACATTTATGCGTTTGAAAGATGACTATATGAAAAATGGTCAATTGAAGGCAGGTTATAACGTACAAGTAGCAACAGAAGGTCAGTATGCGCTTGCCTACAGCATTTTTTCGAATCCAACGGATACACGTACATTAATCCCATTTTTGGATGAAATCGAACAACATTATTTGAAGTTACCAAAACATATCGTAGCAGATGCTGGATATGGAAGTGAACAAAATTATGATGATATCCTTGTGAACCGTAAGCGAGAAGCCCTAATCACATACAACATGTATGTAAAAGAACAGAGGAAACCGTATAAGCAAAACGAATTCAATACAGAGAACTGGGCTTATGATGAAGAAAATGATCGATATACTTGCCCAAACCAACAACAGCTTGAATTTAAATATCGTACCACGAAAACGGATAAGTATGAGTACACGCGTGAGTTTAAGGTATACGAATGTGAAGACTGTTCCGGCTGCCCCCTCCGTTCATTCTGTACAAAAGCAAAAGAAGGAACGAATCGAAAGTTAACAGTGAATGAGAAGTGGGAACAACAAAAAGAACATGTGAGAACAAAGCTTTCAGAAGAAAAAACGAGTACCATTTATCGTCAACGCAAAATTGACGTGGAACCCGTTTTTGGATTCTTGAAGGCTAATTTGCGTTTCACTCGATTTTCTGTACGAGGAAAATCGAAGGTTGATAACGAGATGGGTCTCGCATTAATGGCTGTGAATTTAAGAAAATTCACAGCCATTAGCTAA
- a CDS encoding YjcZ family sporulation protein: MGYQGWCAQPYGNNVAGANSWNYCGGNNNNGMGSTFVLIVVLFILLIIVGATFVS, translated from the coding sequence ATGGGATATCAAGGCTGGTGTGCACAACCTTATGGTAATAATGTTGCAGGTGCAAATAGCTGGAACTATTGCGGAGGCAATAACAATAATGGAATGGGCTCAACATTTGTCTTAATTGTTGTCCTATTTATTCTCCTAATTATTGTTGGCGCTACTTTCGTAAGTTAA